CTTTTTGGTTTCAGATGCACAGTACCATTTGATATTAATCTCCCGTCAAGATAAACGCCGTACGTGTAGTTGACAGGCACCCCCTCATGAGACTCTATTATGAAGATGACGGTATAATTCTTTAGGGGTTCCACTACGGCTGGGATAGTACCATTATCGAAGTAGACAATAGAAAAGCCGGATGACGTCTGATGCGAGACCGTTAACACGATCCCGATGCCTATGATCAGCATAATGGCCAAGAAATAATATTCCCACCTCATCCCTAACACCAGAAACACTTCAGTGTAGTCAATTAAAAATTTTTGGGAAGGAAGAGAAAAGAAGGAAAACTTCAGCCCTGGGCGACTATGGTTATGCTGTCGCCGGCGCTGAAGCCGCTCGTGTCTCCAAGGTCCGCACCCGGTAGCGGAACATCGGCTCCAGCCTCGGTGTCCTTCCAGAGTCCGACGAAGTAGTGGATACCGTTGTAGCTGTCGATGTCGGGGTAAATCTCGGCCATAAAGTAGTAGGCCCCTGCCGCGGTGCTGTCGGCGTCGGTACCGTAGATGGTCACGACGAGGGCTCCGCTCTCGTCCTCGAAGAGCTGTATTATGAAGTAGCCCTGGCTGACGTTCCACCAGACCTTGGGAGCCTGCCAGGTGAAGTTCTCTCCGGGTGCAACGATGGTTATGTTGCTACCGTTTATGACCATGTGCACTGGCGCTATATCCTCGTAGGCTGCGGTAACCGGGTTGACGAGCGATCCACCGACTGAGATGAGCACGTCGTTGGCGGTCAGTGTGCTGAGGTTGAACTGATCGGCAAGCACTGCCTTCGTCCTGACATCAATGGGAACGGTGCGGGCTATGTACTGGGTGGTTGAGAACGCATCTGGCGTTCCGAGGTTGTTGAAGACGAAGTAGACGGTGTCGGCGTTGGCAACCCTTTCAGGGTACATCGCGAAGCCAGTCTCGGTGGCGTTGCCCGTCAGTTTGACGTCGGCGGTGGATGTGGCAAATGGCTTCACAGTGACGTAGGCGTATCCCGTGAGGTTGCCCTTGGTTACAACGACCATGTACGTCGTTCCTTCAGGAGCGGCCGGGACATTGCCAATCGCATAGTGTCCGTCCTCACTGGAGACTGTGGCGAGGATGTTACCCTCGAAGTCAGTAGCGTTGACCCATACGCCTCCCTTACGGACCTTGAGCGTTACCGTTGCTCCAGGAACCTGCATTCCCGTGTCATCCGTGATGTCGCCGGAGATTGAACCAATTCCTCCAAAGTTCACAGTTATATTGTCGGTCGTGAGGTTCTCGTAGGTGGCCCACACGTTGACTGAACCCACGAAGTTGCGGAGCTGCTCGGGAGTCATGTTAGCCTGGGCCTTGGTGTAAACCTTGAATGAAACCGTTCCGTTGGCGTCGGTGGTACCGTTGGTCGGCTCAAGGTATGCAATCGCGGTGTTATTGATGTGGAAGTATACGGTAGCGTTTGGCACTGGTCCGTTGAAGCTCGATGGGTTCACTAGCTCAAAGGCCAGTCTTGTGGCATTCTGGAATGCCGCCTCTTTGACAGTGTCGCTGATGAAGTCGAGGTTCTCAAGCCAAGCCTTGAGCTCTTCTGACCAGGTGGCGTTGAACTGCTCCGTGGCGTTGGTAGTTTCAAGTATGGCCCTGAATGTGAAGTACTCGCCCGCCTGGGTCGGCTTGAGGGAGGTGTTGTCAAGTGGCTCAATGCTGAGGTCATTCGGCCTGATTACGACAGATATTGTGGTATTATTGGCGTCAGTCTTATTGCGAGTGGTTCCATTGCCGATATGGTACACCTGAGTGGTAACGTTGGCGAGGATTGCATTGCCCTGAACCGATGAGGAACCCGGATAGAGGTCAATGGCACCCGGCGCGGTTATGTTAACGGTGTAGATCACTTTTGTAATGTTAAGTTCCGTAATCTTGTATTTCGTGACGTTGACTTTCAACGTCGCTGTGGTAACGCCGTTAACCGTGCTGAGGTTGAGCATCTCCACAGTAGTGTTCACGGAGTAGTATGTTTGGTTTGTGTTGTTCAATGACTCGTTCCACTCCATCCCATCGTAGACGATGGACCTGTTGAAGCTCTTCGGGAATGCAATGACGTAGATTCTAAACTCATGTGTCGGGTAAAGCTTAAAGACGGCCTCCCTGGAGTCATCGTACTGCACCAGCGAGTCTGCCATTCTGAAGTACGTTATTCTGTCACCCACCTTAAGGCCCCAGTATAGGTTGACGGGTACGTCAGGCGACTCCAGCGAACCGGGCTTCCTGATGTTGACGTAGACGTACGTGAGATCCTCCGGGTTGGGCTCGCTTACTGTTATGGTGCTCGTGTCGTTCTTGTTGCCGTAACCGTCGACGGCCACCACCCTGAAGAGTCCTGCAACGGGGGCAAACACGTGGGCGCTGAGTATACCCTCACCGTGCTCCACAGGTACTGTCCATGTGTAGAACCCGTTGGGGATAACACTGGTGTTGCTGAACTCCAGGGACAGGTTCACGTTCTCAGTTATGTCGGCTATATCTCCCTCGCTGTCCACCAGCTTGACGGTGAAGTTCACGCCATAAACGCTTCCCGCGGTTATGTTGTCGGGCGTGGCGGTCACTTCAATGTGCCAGTCGCGAACCTCGAGGGTTCTGGTTATGGTCGCGTTGATGCTAGCATCGTGGATTATCACGGTGTACTCACCGGGCTTGGTGAGATTCACTTTGTGTATGAGAACTGTTCCGTTCTGGGTTGTGCTGTTGGTGTGGTTGGTTCCGTTGATCGTGACGGTTATCTTCGGGTTCGGAGAGTTGGAAGTCACGCTGACATTAAGGGTGAAGGAGACGTTCACGTAGGCAACGCTTGGGGACACCACGTTAGCCTCTAGGGCAGGCACTATGGAGATGTTGTAGGTCTTGTTGAAGTAAATGAAGTTGGTAGCCGGGTCGTAGAGTTTGATCACCAATGGCACTATTCCACTGCTGTTGAAGACGAAGTTCTCGGCAGCCCACGAGAAGTTGAACTGGAACTCATTACCTCCTGAAGTTCCCTCTCCTATCCACAAGCTTGGAAGTGAAACCTCAAACGTTATGTTGGCCGCCCTTGCAACATCCGCCGGAAGCCCCGTGACTACACTTCCTGCTAGAGGCTCGTTAGCGTATCCACTCGGGAGGTAGTAGAAGATCTTTGGAGTGTAGGTAACATTGGTGGACCACTCCCTGACAGGTATGTTAAGGGTAGTGCTATTGATCAGATGGCCGTTGTAATAGACTTGCACTACGCCGCTCACATCTGTTGGGTTGGTGAGGTAAACCGTGGCTACTCCATTGCTCACGTTGGAATGCCCGTTAACGATGAGCTTAACCGTGAGATCGCTGGCGTTAAGTGGTACCCCATTGGTAGGCGTGACGGTTGCAGTTATGTTGGTGGATATTCCATAGTATACGAACTCGGGGGTTATAGATATGGTGGCGTTCCAGCTGACGGGCTCAGCGTAGTACCACCCATGCCCGACCGGGTGTCCATTGTAATACGCCACAAATGTGCTGTTGTACGGGAGGATCGAGTAGTCGTTGGAGGTAATGGGGATGTACTTCGTATCCCCGTTCCTCACATCGTACCACTGGCTCGGGCCGTGGACGCTTACGTAGTCCACGACAACCGGAACGTCCGGACCGTTGATGTGAGTGGTCACGTGAATCCTGTTGGGGAGGTACATCCAGAGGGGTCCGTCGGTGGCGAAGTCAAACGTGACGTCCCACGGCTGGGCCTCAACGGTGTAATTGCTGCTTCCGACCTGGTGGCCATTGTAGGTGGCAATGACGTTGTAGGTGAGCGTTCCCTGCGGGTCGGTTATTGGGTACTCGATGACCCAACCGTTGGTGACGTCGGTGTAGAGCTCGCCGTTGAGGGTGACGTTGACCGGAACGTCCGGACCATTGACGTGGACGGTCACGTAGAGAGTGTTGTGCACGTACTGCCAAACGGTACCATCCGTGGCGAAGTCAAACGTGACGTCCCACGGCGTGACCGGGACCACGGCACCGCCGGTTATGCTGGCGTTGTAGGCGTCCACGACGTCGATGGCTATGTTGTTGGTACCGTTGACCGGTATGGCATAGTTGGGTATCTCAACGAAGCCGTTGTCAACCGGGAGCTGGAGGTGATAGGCCGTTCCGTCGGCATCGGTTATCGTGATGTTAACAACGTGGTCGTCGGTGTCCTTGTAGGCCGCGATTCCGTCGCTGTACATGTACTGGATGTCGATCTTCAGGCTGTTGCCAAGGTACGCGTAGACGGGCTCGGTGGCGGGAACTGCAGTAACGTCAATCCACCTGTTTCCAGGTGTTATGGCCGCGTTGATCTTTATCGGCATCTTAACAGTCTTGCCGCTGAGGACGTCGGTAACGATGACCCACCCGATTCCCGGCATCTGCGGGGTGACGTTCTCGAAGGTTATCACGCCCTGGTATCCACCCTGACCTTCGCTAATATCATCGTTGATCTCGAGGGTGAGTGTCTTCTCGATGGGAGCACTGCCCGGAAGTTCAAGGGTGACGATGACGTCTCTCACATCAGGGTAGTCGAAGTACAGTGACTCAGCGACGAAGACGTTGAAGTTGACGCTCTCGTTCTGGGTGAGCTCCTCAGGAGAGGCGTCAACGAAGATTCCCCAGTCCTTGACGGGTATGGTGAAGCTGTAGCTCTTGCCGAGGCTGTCGTGATAGATCACGGTGACGAAGCCGGGCTCGGTGAACAGGAAGGTCTGTGGAACGTCAAAGCTGGTCCCGTTGGCGTCGGAGACCACCGTCGAGTAGTCGAGCGCCGTCCCATTGGGGAGCTCGAGGGTTATGTTAACGGTGGTGTTCACCGGACAGGGTTCGTTGTAGAATATGCCCAGCGTGAGGTTCGCGGGAACGCCGACGTAGAACTGGGTATCCAGGATATCGTACTCGTCCGGGTACTGGATGACCTGGTAAGCCCCGGCAATGTCCCAGTTCACAACACTGCGGGTCTCCGTGCTGGGTTCGGGATGGTAGACACTATCCCAGACCTCAACGGTAACAGTTCCGTTCTCCGGGAAGCTGACCGGAATGATGGTCCAGCCGGAGTTGTTGATAACGTTTATTGTGCCGTTGTACATCTCAACACCGTTCAGGAGGACCCTGTAGTTGGCGGTCGTGGTGAGGTTGTAGTGGGGGCTGAGCAGATAGGTCACGCTTATGTTAAGGGTCTGGTTGATCCCAGCGTAGAACTCGGTGCAGGCAAGCCCATTGGTGCAGGTTATGGTTGGGATTACAAGGATATTCCACGGTTCAACTTCTATAGGTCCGTAGATGGTACTTGGGGTGTACTCGATATGGGCGGCGCTGAGGTTGTAGCTACCTGCCGGGAGGACGACGTTCGTCAGGTCGAAGGTCGCCTTGCCGTTTAAGAGGGTAACAACAGTGCTGTAGTTCCCGACGGAGACGTTCACCGTGGTGTTGAGGCCCAGGCTGTAAGTGTTGTTGGTCCCGAGATGAGTGAAGTCATAGACCGTGCCTGTAATATTAAAGGGCACCATGCTATATGCATGGGGTTCTATATTCACAAGCGAGAAGTTGATGCCCCAGTCGTAAATCGGGATCTTCAGAATCTGAGTCATTTGGTTGGTAGTGTCAAGAACTGTTAGGCTAGCATTTCCTGCAAGGGTAGACATGAGATCCACAAAAGTATAGTCCCCACCACCGGTAGAATTTATCGGAACCACCGTCTCGGCGGAGGTACCGTCTGGAAGTGTTACGTTAACAGTAACATTGTTGGGCAGTTCTATACCCGAGCCCACTAGGGTGTCATTGTACTGAATGGTGACAGCCAGGTCAAATGAGATCTCCTTGAAAGCCCTG
This Thermococcus cleftensis DNA region includes the following protein-coding sequences:
- a CDS encoding carboxypeptidase-like regulatory domain-containing protein; this encodes MNSRRTGRFYALVLALLVLVSVVPGFMPGGIGTVAAAGYIINVTAETNYGDSVLFAGFPYFINGTINATQQTFANITLYYVYPNGTEITVYSRVKPISTGLNTFLINSTDPIDVDPQYSSVPRDVSQVKLVVYEYDIANGNIPGTETIFNFNVKFPFEVTYSITSSVPYDAIGNGTWVYDRAFKEISFDLAVTIQYNDTLVGSGIELPNNVTVNVTLPDGTSAETVVPINSTGGGDYTFVDLMSTLAGNASLTVLDTTNQMTQILKIPIYDWGINFSLVNIEPHAYSMVPFNITGTVYDFTHLGTNNTYSLGLNTTVNVSVGNYSTVVTLLNGKATFDLTNVVLPAGSYNLSAAHIEYTPSTIYGPIEVEPWNILVIPTITCTNGLACTEFYAGINQTLNISVTYLLSPHYNLTTTANYRVLLNGVEMYNGTINVINNSGWTIIPVSFPENGTVTVEVWDSVYHPEPSTETRSVVNWDIAGAYQVIQYPDEYDILDTQFYVGVPANLTLGIFYNEPCPVNTTVNITLELPNGTALDYSTVVSDANGTSFDVPQTFLFTEPGFVTVIYHDSLGKSYSFTIPVKDWGIFVDASPEELTQNESVNFNVFVAESLYFDYPDVRDVIVTLELPGSAPIEKTLTLEINDDISEGQGGYQGVITFENVTPQMPGIGWVIVTDVLSGKTVKMPIKINAAITPGNRWIDVTAVPATEPVYAYLGNSLKIDIQYMYSDGIAAYKDTDDHVVNITITDADGTAYHLQLPVDNGFVEIPNYAIPVNGTNNIAIDVVDAYNASITGGAVVPVTPWDVTFDFATDGTVWQYVHNTLYVTVHVNGPDVPVNVTLNGELYTDVTNGWVIEYPITDPQGTLTYNVIATYNGHQVGSSNYTVEAQPWDVTFDFATDGPLWMYLPNRIHVTTHINGPDVPVVVDYVSVHGPSQWYDVRNGDTKYIPITSNDYSILPYNSTFVAYYNGHPVGHGWYYAEPVSWNATISITPEFVYYGISTNITATVTPTNGVPLNASDLTVKLIVNGHSNVSNGVATVYLTNPTDVSGVVQVYYNGHLINSTTLNIPVREWSTNVTYTPKIFYYLPSGYANEPLAGSVVTGLPADVARAANITFEVSLPSLWIGEGTSGGNEFQFNFSWAAENFVFNSSGIVPLVIKLYDPATNFIYFNKTYNISIVPALEANVVSPSVAYVNVSFTLNVSVTSNSPNPKITVTINGTNHTNSTTQNGTVLIHKVNLTKPGEYTVIIHDASINATITRTLEVRDWHIEVTATPDNITAGSVYGVNFTVKLVDSEGDIADITENVNLSLEFSNTSVIPNGFYTWTVPVEHGEGILSAHVFAPVAGLFRVVAVDGYGNKNDTSTITVSEPNPEDLTYVYVNIRKPGSLESPDVPVNLYWGLKVGDRITYFRMADSLVQYDDSREAVFKLYPTHEFRIYVIAFPKSFNRSIVYDGMEWNESLNNTNQTYYSVNTTVEMLNLSTVNGVTTATLKVNVTKYKITELNITKVIYTVNITAPGAIDLYPGSSSVQGNAILANVTTQVYHIGNGTTRNKTDANNTTISVVIRPNDLSIEPLDNTSLKPTQAGEYFTFRAILETTNATEQFNATWSEELKAWLENLDFISDTVKEAAFQNATRLAFELVNPSSFNGPVPNATVYFHINNTAIAYLEPTNGTTDANGTVSFKVYTKAQANMTPEQLRNFVGSVNVWATYENLTTDNITVNFGGIGSISGDITDDTGMQVPGATVTLKVRKGGVWVNATDFEGNILATVSSEDGHYAIGNVPAAPEGTTYMVVVTKGNLTGYAYVTVKPFATSTADVKLTGNATETGFAMYPERVANADTVYFVFNNLGTPDAFSTTQYIARTVPIDVRTKAVLADQFNLSTLTANDVLISVGGSLVNPVTAAYEDIAPVHMVINGSNITIVAPGENFTWQAPKVWWNVSQGYFIIQLFEDESGALVVTIYGTDADSTAAGAYYFMAEIYPDIDSYNGIHYFVGLWKDTEAGADVPLPGADLGDTSGFSAGDSITIVAQG